A stretch of Kaistella flava (ex Peng et al. 2021) DNA encodes these proteins:
- a CDS encoding efflux RND transporter permease subunit — MKESFFVKYKNPLLILILLIIFGGVFSYTKMKSSLFPQITFPKIKVIAEAGQQPVDQMTVAITKPLENAIKQVPDLEIIKSTTSRGSCEISAFMSWNANIDLSQQQIEGKINQIKNTLPPDINITVEKMNPSILPVMGYSLNSTSMSPIDLKQLALYTIKPFLSQVNGVSDIRVIGGQDKEYWAVLNQDMVARLGLNPATISTALNNTNFIKSDGYSSDYNYLYLTLTDSQIRNIDQLKNIVIKNDGNRIVYFKDIAQINIHSAKQYIKVNANGQESILIAIVQQPNANVVDLAKEMEIKIVNLQKTLPKDVVLKPYYVQADFVNDSIKSVTDALWIGLLLAIVVAIIFLKSWKASAAILITIPITLSLTVLVLSATGQTFNIMTLGAIAAAIGLIIDDAIVVVEQIHRTHEEHPEETSKTLVQKAVNYLLKAMIGSSLSTIVIFLPFILMSGVAGAYFKVMTNTIIITLVCSFFATWILLPVVYLFLTKKKTKKEVHHEVKEQKWVGFFIRRPIFSYIFMGLLVIISALIIPNISTGFLPEMDEGSIVLDYNSPPGTSLEETDRELREVEKIIKADPNVEAYSRRTGTQMGFFITEPNRGDYLIQLKKSRSKTTDEVTDDIRTKIEATGLPLTVDFGQVIGDMLGDLMSSVQPIEIKIFGNDSQVIHEYSKKIAAIVEKVPGTADVFDGIIIAGPSIEIQPNLSVLGQYNITAQDFQFQTQTILEGNVVGELFDKQQYTPIRTLYNNSGNASLNQIENSMISLPNGQLKPLKEFASVNIKKGSAEVEREDLQNLGIVTARLNNSDLGGTIKNIQQQIDQKVKLPSGYNIVYGGAYAEQQKSFGELLLILFISCLLVFTTILFLFRNVKVALIILLIAILGISGSYLLLFITGTPLNVGSYTGLIMMVGIIGENAIFTYLQFHENLETQTKEQSLIYAISTRLRPKLMTAIGAIIALMPLALGIGTGAQMHQPLAIAVIGGFIVALPLLLIVLPTLLNKIDFNKYKEE; from the coding sequence ATGAAGGAGTCCTTTTTTGTAAAGTATAAAAACCCTTTGCTCATTCTTATTCTGCTGATTATTTTCGGTGGCGTATTTTCTTATACCAAAATGAAATCGTCGCTGTTTCCGCAGATTACCTTTCCGAAAATAAAAGTAATTGCAGAAGCTGGGCAACAGCCAGTCGATCAAATGACGGTGGCGATTACCAAACCTTTGGAGAATGCCATCAAGCAGGTTCCCGATTTAGAAATCATTAAAAGCACCACGAGCAGAGGAAGTTGCGAAATATCTGCTTTCATGAGTTGGAATGCCAATATCGATTTGAGTCAACAACAGATTGAAGGAAAAATCAATCAAATCAAAAATACTTTGCCTCCTGACATCAACATCACCGTGGAAAAAATGAATCCATCGATTCTTCCGGTGATGGGTTATTCGCTGAATTCTACGTCGATGTCGCCAATTGATTTGAAACAGCTGGCGCTTTATACGATTAAACCTTTTCTGTCGCAAGTTAATGGCGTGAGTGACATCCGCGTAATCGGTGGTCAGGACAAAGAATACTGGGCAGTCCTTAATCAGGATATGGTGGCAAGACTTGGGTTAAATCCGGCCACTATTTCTACAGCGTTGAACAATACCAATTTCATTAAATCAGACGGTTATTCGTCCGATTACAATTATCTTTATTTAACCTTAACCGATTCTCAGATTAGAAATATCGATCAGTTAAAAAATATCGTCATTAAAAACGACGGTAACCGCATTGTTTATTTTAAAGATATCGCCCAGATTAATATTCACAGTGCAAAACAATATATTAAAGTCAATGCCAACGGCCAGGAAAGCATCCTGATCGCCATCGTTCAGCAACCGAATGCCAATGTAGTAGATCTGGCAAAAGAGATGGAAATTAAAATTGTCAATCTGCAGAAAACTCTGCCGAAAGATGTTGTTTTAAAACCGTATTACGTTCAGGCAGATTTTGTAAATGACTCCATCAAAAGTGTTACCGATGCACTTTGGATTGGTTTGCTACTTGCGATTGTCGTGGCCATTATCTTTTTAAAATCCTGGAAAGCGAGTGCGGCGATTCTCATCACGATTCCGATTACTTTAAGTTTAACGGTTTTGGTTTTGTCGGCAACGGGACAGACTTTTAATATTATGACTTTGGGCGCGATTGCTGCCGCAATTGGTTTAATCATCGATGATGCAATTGTCGTCGTAGAACAAATTCACCGAACCCACGAAGAACATCCCGAAGAAACGAGCAAAACGCTGGTGCAGAAAGCTGTGAATTATCTGCTGAAAGCCATGATTGGTTCTTCCCTGAGCACGATTGTTATTTTCCTTCCTTTTATTTTAATGAGTGGCGTTGCAGGTGCTTATTTTAAAGTAATGACGAATACGATTATCATCACTTTGGTCTGTTCGTTTTTTGCTACGTGGATTTTACTTCCGGTTGTCTATTTATTTTTAACAAAAAAGAAAACGAAAAAAGAAGTTCATCACGAAGTAAAAGAACAGAAATGGGTCGGTTTCTTTATCAGAAGACCTATTTTCTCTTATATTTTCATGGGTTTATTAGTCATCATTTCCGCTTTGATTATCCCGAATATTTCCACCGGATTTTTACCTGAAATGGATGAAGGAAGCATTGTTCTGGATTATAATTCTCCGCCGGGAACCTCTTTGGAAGAAACAGATCGCGAACTGCGCGAAGTTGAAAAAATCATCAAAGCAGATCCTAATGTTGAAGCGTACAGCCGACGAACAGGAACTCAGATGGGATTTTTCATCACCGAGCCGAACAGAGGAGATTATTTAATTCAATTAAAAAAGAGCAGAAGTAAAACTACCGACGAAGTTACTGACGATATCCGCACGAAAATAGAAGCAACCGGTTTGCCCTTAACTGTCGATTTCGGTCAGGTGATCGGTGATATGCTGGGCGATTTAATGAGTAGTGTTCAGCCGATTGAAATTAAAATCTTCGGAAACGACTCGCAAGTTATTCACGAATATTCAAAAAAAATTGCAGCAATTGTTGAAAAAGTTCCTGGCACGGCCGATGTTTTTGATGGAATTATAATCGCTGGTCCGTCGATTGAGATTCAACCGAATCTTTCTGTTTTGGGACAATATAATATTACGGCGCAGGACTTTCAGTTTCAGACGCAGACAATTTTAGAAGGAAATGTGGTGGGCGAATTATTCGACAAACAACAATATACGCCGATCAGAACGCTATATAACAATTCGGGAAATGCGTCTTTAAACCAGATTGAAAACAGCATGATTTCGCTTCCAAACGGGCAGTTGAAACCTCTGAAAGAATTTGCGTCTGTGAATATCAAGAAAGGTTCTGCGGAGGTTGAGCGGGAAGATTTGCAGAATTTAGGAATCGTAACAGCACGTTTGAACAACAGCGATTTGGGCGGAACGATTAAAAACATTCAACAACAGATTGATCAGAAAGTCAAACTTCCGAGCGGTTACAATATTGTTTACGGCGGCGCTTATGCAGAACAGCAAAAATCTTTCGGTGAGTTGCTTTTGATTTTATTTATTTCCTGCTTGTTGGTTTTCACCACAATTCTGTTTTTGTTCAGAAATGTAAAAGTGGCTTTGATTATTTTACTGATTGCGATTTTGGGAATTTCAGGAAGCTATCTTTTACTTTTTATTACCGGAACACCGCTGAATGTAGGAAGTTACACCGGACTGATTATGATGGTAGGAATCATCGGTGAAAATGCTATTTTCACTTATCTTCAGTTTCACGAAAATCTGGAAACCCAGACCAAAGAGCAATCGCTGATTTATGCCATCAGCACAAGATTACGTCCGAAATTAATGACCGCAATCGGTGCTATTATCGCCTTAATGCCACTTGCTTTGGGAATTGGAACCGGCGCACAAATGCACCAACCTTTGGCCATTGCCGTTATCGGTGGATTTATAGTAGCACTTCCGCTTCTGTTGATTGTGTTGCCGACATTGCTTAATAAAATCGACTTTAATAAATATAAAGAAGAATAA
- a CDS encoding YncE family protein encodes MKNKLLHTVMVLTLGLGIFNAQNSGLKVLKSIPAEGNGGWDYIQINPLNHYLYASHSTQVNIIDPETLASKGIIKNQQGVHGIGFDQKNRGYVTNGKSNSVYVFDVATNEKVSSIEVGTKPDAVIYDAFSGKVIVANAGSNSLSIIDPSSLKVESTITLIGNPEYMASDGKGKIYVNIEDKSKIAEVNLKQQKVLQYFSLASGESPSGLALNLKNHHLFAACENGLFIVDATNGKLVTNLPIGKGCDGVAFDPETNHIFASNYDGTLSVYTQNATGQYIKLDNIITEVGARTLTLDPVSHKVYLPTAQYEKQIRENEKRLRMIDGTFHILEVGK; translated from the coding sequence ATGAAAAATAAACTGCTACACACCGTGATGGTCCTTACTTTGGGTCTTGGTATCTTTAATGCCCAAAACAGTGGACTGAAAGTGCTGAAATCAATACCTGCTGAAGGAAACGGCGGCTGGGATTATATTCAGATAAATCCTTTGAATCATTACCTGTATGCCAGTCATTCGACACAGGTGAATATTATCGATCCAGAAACGTTGGCATCCAAAGGAATTATTAAGAATCAGCAAGGCGTTCACGGAATCGGTTTTGACCAAAAAAACAGAGGTTATGTTACGAACGGGAAATCTAATTCTGTTTATGTTTTTGATGTTGCTACGAATGAAAAAGTAAGCAGTATCGAGGTTGGTACGAAACCGGATGCTGTGATTTACGATGCATTTTCAGGAAAAGTTATCGTGGCGAATGCCGGAAGTAATTCATTAAGTATTATCGATCCAAGTTCTTTAAAAGTAGAATCAACGATAACCTTAATCGGCAATCCCGAATATATGGCAAGTGACGGAAAGGGAAAAATCTATGTAAACATCGAAGACAAAAGTAAAATTGCGGAGGTGAATTTAAAACAACAAAAGGTGCTTCAATACTTTTCTTTAGCATCTGGTGAAAGTCCTAGTGGTTTAGCTTTAAATCTTAAAAACCACCATTTATTTGCAGCGTGTGAAAATGGCTTATTTATCGTAGATGCCACGAACGGAAAACTGGTAACTAATTTACCGATTGGTAAAGGTTGTGACGGCGTAGCTTTCGACCCTGAAACCAATCATATTTTCGCTTCTAACTATGATGGAACGCTGAGTGTTTATACCCAAAATGCGACAGGTCAATATATAAAATTGGACAATATCATTACAGAGGTTGGAGCACGAACACTGACTTTAGATCCTGTTTCGCACAAAGTTTATTTGCCGACTGCGCAATATGAAAAACAAATAAGAGAGAACGAAAAAAGATTAAGAATGATTGATGGGACTTTTCATATTTTAGAGGTTGGGAAGTAA
- a CDS encoding polysaccharide deacetylase family protein encodes MNTINFTFTQKIVVAFFILLLSLNFNVYAQGIGVSNYKVYLGVGDYNNKKIIVIRQFSRAGKQFYVGINPNDISTSILSSDQIKVSPSNWQQILIGYKNTPYIKAILAAKQQSFDLQNAGIINGYPADKGIVLTIDLCPSHKPLDRIVFTSLINEFNKYEKPVPIALSITGRFMITHSEDIEWLKNLEKTGYINITWVNHTYNHHFNPKVPLKNNFLLEPGTDLNFEILGTEMALLEKDLKLSAFFRFPGLVSDHQLVEDVTNYGLIPIGSDAWLAKGQVAHNGNIVLIHGNGNEPLGIKEFSNLLQKEKSAVMNKQWLLYDLRENVEDEFENSK; translated from the coding sequence ATGAATACCATCAATTTTACTTTTACACAGAAAATAGTTGTTGCATTTTTCATCCTTTTATTATCATTGAATTTCAATGTTTACGCGCAAGGTATTGGTGTTAGTAATTATAAAGTTTATTTAGGAGTTGGAGATTACAACAATAAAAAAATCATCGTCATCAGACAATTTTCACGAGCTGGAAAGCAGTTTTATGTAGGAATTAATCCTAATGATATTAGTACTTCTATCCTATCTTCGGATCAAATAAAAGTGAGTCCTTCCAATTGGCAGCAGATTTTGATTGGCTACAAAAACACACCGTATATAAAAGCGATATTAGCTGCGAAACAACAATCATTCGACCTTCAAAATGCCGGAATAATTAATGGATATCCGGCCGATAAAGGCATTGTATTAACGATTGACCTTTGCCCTTCTCATAAACCATTAGACCGTATTGTATTCACCTCGCTCATCAATGAATTTAACAAATACGAGAAACCAGTACCGATCGCATTGTCGATTACCGGAAGATTCATGATTACCCATTCCGAAGATATAGAATGGTTGAAAAATTTAGAAAAAACTGGCTATATCAATATTACCTGGGTTAATCATACTTACAATCATCATTTTAATCCGAAAGTGCCCTTAAAAAATAATTTTCTGTTAGAACCCGGAACTGATCTAAACTTTGAAATACTGGGCACTGAAATGGCATTGCTTGAAAAGGATTTGAAACTGTCTGCATTCTTTAGATTTCCAGGATTGGTTTCTGACCATCAGTTGGTTGAAGATGTTACCAATTACGGATTGATTCCAATTGGCAGCGATGCCTGGCTGGCAAAAGGACAAGTTGCACATAACGGAAACATTGTATTGATACATGGCAATGGAAATGAACCATTGGGAATAAAAGAGTTCAGCAATCTTTTGCAAAAGGAAAAATCAGCCGTTATGAATAAACAATGGCTCCTCTATGATTTACGTGAAAATGTAGAAGATGAATTTGAAAACAGTAAATAG
- a CDS encoding UPF0158 family protein — protein sequence MENTKSKIINEIAQELDCGNECYYNPKTDEIIAIPNYSIIQDEEEFQELFHEDLEAIEKNRADLIEIDPLESSESFKIMELFVDQIADVQYKAKLEHILQERKPFQNFKNSIDNSDFRQEWFDFKKLEMEKIVEARLNHSK from the coding sequence ATGGAAAATACCAAGTCGAAAATAATTAATGAAATCGCGCAAGAATTAGATTGCGGAAATGAATGTTATTACAATCCTAAAACGGATGAAATTATCGCAATTCCGAATTATTCAATCATTCAGGATGAAGAAGAATTTCAAGAGTTGTTTCACGAGGATTTAGAAGCAATCGAGAAAAACAGAGCAGATTTAATAGAAATAGATCCTTTAGAAAGTTCTGAATCCTTTAAAATCATGGAACTATTTGTTGACCAAATTGCTGATGTGCAATATAAAGCGAAACTGGAACATATTTTACAGGAGAGAAAACCATTTCAGAATTTTAAGAATTCAATCGATAATTCGGATTTTAGACAAGAATGGTTTGATTTTAAGAAATTAGAAATGGAGAAAATAGTAGAAGCAAGATTAAACCACTCAAAATAA
- a CDS encoding condensin complex protein MksE encodes MITKYTSEIFDVLRRGQFICSNSPNEHIQTLYKVLEEQDTFADLYEYFYQINYILEQGNEYFYFSRVENNVDLDRKLEKAFNWIDILDFFKTFDSSFDVGFRFSPADIVNQLKNNADLKTKLDSLKKISGEQKNYTDRIKKIIEKLEKDNFITLENEISETYKVLTSFNYLKDIITTINIPEEIENEIPE; translated from the coding sequence ATGATTACAAAATATACTTCAGAGATATTTGACGTGCTTCGCAGAGGACAATTTATCTGTTCAAACAGTCCAAATGAACATATTCAAACCCTCTATAAAGTACTGGAAGAACAAGATACTTTTGCCGATTTATATGAGTATTTCTACCAAATCAATTACATTTTAGAGCAAGGCAACGAATATTTTTATTTTAGTCGTGTTGAAAACAATGTTGATTTAGACAGAAAATTAGAAAAAGCATTTAATTGGATTGATATTTTAGATTTCTTTAAAACTTTTGATTCTTCTTTTGATGTTGGCTTTCGGTTTTCGCCCGCAGATATTGTCAATCAGTTAAAAAATAATGCTGATTTAAAAACAAAATTAGATAGTCTTAAAAAAATAAGCGGTGAACAAAAAAATTATACCGACCGAATTAAAAAAATAATTGAAAAACTAGAAAAAGATAATTTCATTACTTTAGAAAATGAAATTTCTGAAACCTACAAAGTTTTAACTTCTTTCAATTACTTAAAAGACATCATTACAACTATTAATATTCCTGAAGAAATAGAAAATGAGATACCTGAATAA